A stretch of Ranitomeya variabilis isolate aRanVar5 chromosome 3, aRanVar5.hap1, whole genome shotgun sequence DNA encodes these proteins:
- the LOC143817641 gene encoding uncharacterized protein LOC143817641, with protein MGKAKELSIDLLKKVRDYPALWDPADESYKDKYFRELAWTKIVRDLIPDWDKYPGSTQQQIDNDVRKRWRSVRDRFTKFLNECSKSGSSPIKSKFPFSEELQFLVSSRTLRKTEGNMSVGDLEDSDKEDGAGSSSGVGGTISTSTPTASAESASTSAAAASTSSSAAAEASDSAEAVRVEKRSVYPVAAEKKKKKTKKNQDDQTVQIACDTLDLLKKSSSDDHCDSFAITVARKTRSLPPDRQSLFMSMVQMSLTALEDPAPISPYNEVLMGVLGLFRPRHRTPETPASRPQYLAHSQVTSGDRGSSQHMGGAPYQSEGSNFLYSPEYTFLN; from the exons GTTCGGGATTATCCGGCCTTGTGGGACCCAGCTGATGAATCCTACAAGGATAAATATTTCCGGGAACTAGCCTGGACTAAAATAGTACGAGACCTTATCCCAGATTGGGACAAGTATCCAGGGAGTACACAGCAGCAAATTG ATAACGATGTGAGGAAACGTTGGCGCTCAGTCAGAGACCGTTTCACGAAGTTCCTGAACGAATGTTCTAAGAGTGGCTCTTCGCCAATCAAAAGTAAATTTCCCTTTAGCGAAGAGCTGCAGTTTCTTGTGTCCAGTAGGACATTGAGAAA gACGGAAGGAAACATGTCGGTGGGTGATTTGGAGGACAGCGACAAAgaggatggagcaggcagttcctctggagtgggagggaccatctctacctccactcccacagcttctgctgaatcagcatccacttcagcagctgctgcatcaacatctagttcagcagctgctgaagcatctgattccgcagaagctgtgagagtggagaagagatctgtctatccggtggcagcagagaaaaaaaaaaaaaaaacaaagaaaaaccaagATGACCAAACTGTCCAAATAGCTTGCGACACGTTAGATCTATTAAAAAAATCAAGTTCTGATGACCACTGCGACTCCTTCGCAAtaactgtggcaagaaaaacacgctccctgccaccggatagacaatctcttttcatgtccatggtccagatgtccctcactgctctggaggaccctgctccgatATCTCCATACAATGAAGTtctgatgggggtgttgggacttTTCAGGCCCCGACACCGAACACCGGAAACACCAGCTTCCAGACCCCAGTATTTGGCCCACAGCCAAGTTACTTCTGGAGATAGAGGAAGTTCGCAGCATATGGGGGGAGCACCATATCAATCAGAGGGATCAAATTTCCTCTATTCTCCAGAATATACTTTTCTGAATTGA